A window of the Phycisphaerae bacterium genome harbors these coding sequences:
- the ggt gene encoding gamma-glutamyltransferase has protein sequence MRNKPPARLKTCEAAARGGTAETDPPADLMAGRREPRRASWRTCVFGLVSVLALVPIGCGAAPPTYHARPWVKSGRQAMVASDSIHASRAGGEILRSGGNAVDAAVATSLALAVTRPYSTGLGGGGFFMVRLAATGEVFVLDARECAPAAATPDLFTKSRERWPDAPPLSRFGGLAVGVPGLPAGHRALLERFGTRPLKDLVEPARSLAADGFAIDADFRGAVRSTLQQIDDHPGLPQRTAALRRALLFDGRVPEIGTILIQPQLARTLQALSAQGLASFYTGDMAAQLVQAVRQDRGVMTAGDLTAYKPVWRKPIRVQYREHFDLFLMPPPSSGGICIAEALSILERWDLRAIHRKDPGLAAHLTVEAMKHAFADRARFLGDADHANVPVAVLTGKPHARSLAARINEQSVADSAAYGQTEPTSALPEDSGTSHFCVVDRWGNIVSATETINTGFGSLLYVEDLGIVLNNEMDDFTTEPGQVNVYGLRQSDANLVGPHKRPLSCMSPTIVLKDDRPFLAVGGSGGPRIISSVLQVLLNVLEYDLGPGEAVAEPRYHHQWQPDLLYRNDYPADHPVVIGLKRRGHQISDQKRGAVVQAVLVSDDGLIGASDPRKGGRPDGY, from the coding sequence ATGAGAAACAAACCCCCTGCGCGTCTCAAAACCTGTGAGGCAGCCGCCCGAGGCGGGACGGCTGAGACCGACCCGCCGGCCGATCTGATGGCCGGCCGGCGCGAACCAAGACGCGCCTCGTGGAGGACCTGCGTCTTTGGACTGGTCAGCGTCCTTGCTCTCGTCCCGATCGGCTGTGGGGCGGCGCCGCCGACGTATCACGCCCGGCCCTGGGTAAAATCCGGCCGTCAGGCCATGGTCGCCAGCGACAGCATCCACGCCTCCCGTGCCGGGGGCGAGATCCTGCGTTCCGGCGGCAACGCGGTCGACGCAGCGGTTGCCACCTCGCTGGCCCTTGCGGTCACGCGGCCTTACAGCACGGGCCTCGGCGGAGGCGGCTTCTTCATGGTGCGTCTCGCCGCGACCGGTGAAGTGTTTGTTCTCGATGCTCGCGAGTGTGCCCCGGCCGCCGCGACGCCCGACCTTTTCACCAAGAGCCGCGAGCGATGGCCCGACGCCCCTCCTCTGAGCCGATTTGGAGGTCTCGCGGTCGGCGTACCGGGCCTGCCGGCCGGCCATCGCGCACTGCTGGAACGTTTCGGTACCCGCCCATTGAAGGACCTTGTCGAGCCGGCCCGGTCACTTGCGGCGGACGGCTTCGCGATCGACGCCGATTTTCGCGGCGCGGTCAGGAGTACCCTGCAACAGATCGACGACCACCCAGGCCTGCCGCAGCGAACGGCGGCACTGCGTCGAGCTCTGTTGTTTGATGGCCGCGTGCCTGAAATCGGAACCATCCTTATACAACCGCAACTGGCACGCACGCTCCAGGCGCTCTCGGCTCAAGGCCTCGCGTCTTTTTACACCGGCGACATGGCCGCCCAATTGGTTCAAGCCGTCCGGCAAGATCGCGGTGTCATGACCGCCGGCGATCTGACCGCCTACAAACCGGTCTGGCGGAAACCGATCCGTGTGCAATACCGCGAACATTTTGATCTCTTCCTCATGCCGCCGCCCTCGTCCGGCGGCATCTGCATCGCTGAGGCTCTCAGTATTCTCGAACGCTGGGACTTGAGAGCAATTCACCGCAAGGATCCCGGCTTGGCGGCACATCTGACGGTGGAGGCAATGAAACATGCGTTTGCCGACCGCGCCCGGTTTCTGGGCGACGCGGACCATGCGAATGTCCCTGTCGCCGTGTTGACCGGCAAACCCCACGCCCGGAGCCTTGCCGCTCGCATCAATGAGCAGTCGGTCGCCGACTCCGCTGCCTACGGCCAGACGGAACCGACATCCGCTTTGCCTGAGGACAGCGGGACTTCGCATTTCTGCGTGGTGGATCGCTGGGGCAACATCGTGTCGGCCACGGAGACGATCAACACCGGCTTTGGTTCGTTGCTCTACGTCGAGGACCTCGGGATTGTCTTGAACAACGAAATGGATGATTTCACGACTGAGCCCGGCCAGGTCAACGTCTACGGCCTGCGACAGTCAGATGCGAACCTTGTCGGCCCGCACAAGCGGCCGCTTTCATGCATGTCGCCGACCATCGTCCTGAAGGACGATCGACCTTTTCTTGCCGTCGGCGGTTCCGGCGGCCCGAGGATCATTTCATCCGTCCTCCAGGTCTTGCTCAACGTTCTTGAGTATGATCTCGGTCCCGGCGAAGCGGTTGCCGAGCCAAGGTATCACCATCAATGGCAGCCCGACCTGCTCTACCGAAACGATTACCCCGCCGATCACCCGGTCGTGATCGGTCTCAAGCGGCGAGGCCACCAGATTTCCGATCAAAAACGCGGTGCCGTTGTTCAGGCTGTCCTCGTCAGCGATGACGGCCTCATCGGGGCCAGCGACCCACGCAAAGGAGGCCGGCCCGACGGATACTGA
- a CDS encoding LamG domain-containing protein, translating to MPKLFTLLTAVVSITFATSASADVDAWYPFENNVDDATENGYNGTIIGSPAYAAGVVGQAFDFNGTDNRVEFPGAPGSVGTTVTVACWINSDQQLKRWVVSNMAVGGWGLKLQDNGAFGLVLQTTAGKKTLNTANGVWTAGVWQHWACTFDGAVAKTYKNGVLISTVSSGLAPLSHSSSGVMTVGQEPGDPAGYYDGKLDELAIWNRVLDAGEIAELYARGVAWPISVTPGLNQNLTALQEGTSPGPIAYTVANGDGLGSHTADIAEVDANGALFDYDWLSLSASQLTVAAHGQEVVTATIDVNPGGTPLSDGLHTAYIKFTDDRSPEPYEIIRQIDLTIIGCRVDATPHAAARAYVLGSNDPVDTVVFTVSNPGKDNVSYDIEKVTPCAWLTIDKSTVGPLNNGDSDTVTATIDPSGLALGTYSCDLCFVTAACSPSDQENARVWLDVVSPSSIISVPGLRAYYRLDDQTVDSSGHEYHGIPVGTIGFADNPLNGTRGLFLPNPLDQIGDSITVPPEAGAVNTALTLAFFIKPTVVKESWLIQRGFWGAKMTTNSPLTFRFYDTGGARKNVTTTTASQLDTLQHWIVVYTDEGNGTVRWYLNGVLDKEATGLGIMQNPTAVTEMTIGSFTSNAPADEFAGLLDEVMIFDKALNASQALDVYSCGARAVWADADQDKDVDQADFARFQACMTEVSLPEGREPCRCFDRDRNGTVDMVDFGEFEKCATGPGIAVDPANPPSDCSL from the coding sequence ATGCCTAAGCTTTTCACATTACTAACGGCCGTGGTGAGCATCACCTTTGCCACAAGTGCATCAGCGGACGTCGATGCGTGGTATCCGTTCGAGAACAACGTCGATGATGCTACCGAGAACGGCTACAACGGGACGATTATTGGTTCGCCGGCCTATGCGGCGGGGGTGGTGGGCCAGGCATTCGACTTCAATGGCACGGACAACCGTGTGGAGTTCCCCGGGGCCCCCGGCTCTGTGGGCACAACCGTCACGGTGGCCTGCTGGATCAACAGTGACCAGCAGCTCAAGAGGTGGGTGGTGAGCAACATGGCGGTCGGCGGGTGGGGCCTCAAGCTCCAGGACAACGGGGCGTTCGGGCTGGTTCTGCAGACAACCGCCGGCAAGAAAACCCTGAACACAGCCAACGGCGTCTGGACCGCCGGCGTCTGGCAACACTGGGCCTGCACCTTTGACGGAGCGGTAGCCAAGACTTACAAGAACGGGGTACTGATCAGCACTGTGTCCAGCGGCCTGGCTCCGCTGAGCCACAGCTCGAGCGGTGTGATGACGGTCGGGCAGGAGCCAGGAGACCCCGCGGGCTACTATGACGGCAAGCTGGATGAGCTGGCCATATGGAACCGCGTGCTCGACGCGGGTGAAATCGCCGAGCTTTACGCCCGTGGTGTTGCTTGGCCGATCTCAGTCACGCCGGGTCTCAATCAGAACCTCACCGCCCTGCAAGAAGGCACGTCCCCGGGACCTATCGCCTATACGGTGGCCAATGGCGACGGGCTTGGTTCACATACGGCCGATATCGCCGAGGTCGATGCGAACGGGGCTCTATTCGACTACGACTGGCTGTCGTTGAGCGCATCGCAATTGACTGTCGCGGCCCACGGCCAGGAGGTGGTCACCGCGACGATCGACGTCAACCCGGGCGGGACGCCGCTGTCGGACGGTCTCCACACGGCCTATATCAAGTTTACCGACGACCGCAGTCCCGAACCCTACGAGATAATCCGGCAGATCGACCTGACGATCATCGGTTGCAGGGTCGACGCGACTCCGCACGCAGCGGCGCGCGCCTACGTCCTGGGTTCAAATGATCCGGTGGACACCGTGGTCTTCACCGTCTCAAACCCCGGGAAGGACAACGTCTCGTACGACATCGAGAAAGTGACCCCGTGCGCGTGGCTGACGATCGATAAGAGCACGGTCGGCCCGCTCAACAACGGTGATTCCGACACGGTGACCGCGACGATCGACCCGTCGGGCCTTGCTCTGGGAACCTATTCTTGCGACCTCTGTTTTGTCACCGCCGCATGCAGTCCTTCGGATCAGGAAAACGCCAGAGTCTGGCTCGACGTCGTCAGCCCGTCATCAATCATCTCTGTGCCGGGGCTTCGGGCCTACTACCGGCTCGACGACCAGACGGTTGACTCCTCTGGTCACGAGTACCACGGCATTCCAGTGGGCACGATCGGCTTCGCCGACAATCCGCTGAACGGGACTCGAGGGTTGTTCCTGCCTAATCCCCTGGACCAGATCGGGGATTCGATCACCGTCCCGCCCGAGGCAGGTGCGGTCAATACGGCACTGACCCTGGCGTTTTTCATTAAGCCCACTGTGGTCAAGGAATCCTGGCTTATTCAGCGAGGATTCTGGGGGGCGAAAATGACCACCAACTCGCCCCTGACGTTCAGGTTCTACGACACCGGAGGAGCAAGGAAGAACGTCACGACTACTACAGCTTCGCAGTTGGACACCCTCCAGCACTGGATCGTGGTCTATACGGACGAGGGCAATGGCACCGTCAGATGGTACCTCAACGGAGTCCTGGATAAGGAAGCGACCGGTCTGGGCATCATGCAGAACCCCACGGCGGTCACCGAAATGACCATCGGTTCCTTCACCTCGAACGCGCCGGCGGACGAATTCGCCGGGCTGCTCGATGAGGTGATGATTTTCGACAAGGCCTTGAACGCCTCTCAAGCGCTGGACGTGTATTCGTGCGGGGCCCGCGCTGTCTGGGCTGACGCGGACCAGGACAAGGACGTGGACCAAGCGGACTTCGCCCGGTTTCAGGCGTGCATGACCGAAGTCTCCCTTCCTGAGGGACGCGAGCCGTGCCGGTGTTTCGATCGCGATCGCAATGGCACCGTGGACATGGTGGACTTCGGCGAATTCGAGAAGTGCGCGACGGGGCCCGGTATCGCAGTTGACCCGGCAAACCCGCCGAGCGACTGCAGCCTGTAG
- a CDS encoding response regulator transcription factor, which translates to MPSDSIVFVVDDDAAVLDSLRFLIESVGLRVRTFSSADEFLAAYTPDQPGCLVLDIRMPGMSGLELQEQLAKRGYTLPVIIITAHGDVPSAVRAMHAGAVDFMSKPFNDQSLLDRVHQALAKDARTRRDEAVRAAIAAKVALLTPREREVMDLVVSGMSNKGIAAQLQLSAKTVETHRARVMEKMEAGSVAELVRMVLTVREPANKG; encoded by the coding sequence ATGCCGTCTGATTCCATTGTCTTTGTGGTGGACGATGACGCCGCCGTCCTTGATTCGCTTCGTTTTCTGATCGAGTCGGTGGGCCTGCGGGTCCGGACGTTCTCCTCTGCGGACGAATTCCTCGCTGCCTACACGCCCGATCAGCCCGGCTGCCTGGTGTTGGATATTCGAATGCCGGGAATGAGCGGTCTGGAACTCCAGGAGCAACTGGCGAAGCGCGGCTACACACTTCCGGTGATCATCATCACCGCCCACGGCGATGTACCCTCTGCCGTACGGGCCATGCACGCCGGGGCCGTCGATTTTATGAGCAAGCCGTTCAACGATCAGAGCCTGCTGGACCGCGTCCACCAGGCGCTGGCCAAGGATGCCCGGACTCGTCGGGACGAGGCCGTTCGCGCCGCCATCGCTGCGAAGGTTGCTTTGCTCACCCCGCGCGAGCGCGAGGTAATGGACCTTGTCGTATCCGGGATGTCCAACAAGGGAATCGCCGCCCAACTGCAGCTCAGCGCTAAGACCGTTGAGACCCACCGCGCTCGCGTCATGGAGAAGATGGAAGCCGGCAGCGTGGCCGAACTCGTACGCATGGTCTTGACGGTGAGAGAACCCGCCAACAAGGGATGA
- a CDS encoding ATP-binding protein — protein sequence MLVGTVASVATILQLVAVALAVRVWRITGRSPVWLIISIVALLMAARRIMSYSHLLGYHLSHGENADPAELTNEWVGLAISILMVAGIAWAGPLLRSVYESREALRRQAEDLDHRIRELNCLFGMADVVNRFGASLEDIIRETVELIPKAWRLSDVAYARVLMDGREYRTSNFKVTSWLMSEPILVFGRSCGEVQVGYLEQRWPENGAPFVPEERRLLTAIAERLGKIAERHQVQEQLNQHREELARVSRLSTMGEMASSLAHELNQPLAAVANYVRGCQRRLGSGTWNESELMQALAEAGNQAERAGQILRSLRDFVAAREPRRVPADINRIAETAVDLARPEAKVRGIAIRFVPAKDLPPVLADAIQIEQVVLNIVRNALEAMSNTRLNCGEVFVSTSAGGPGEVEVAIQDSGPGLPADAVKKVFDAFYTTKPEGMGIGLSISRSIIEAHRGRLWVTRNEDRGVTFRFALQTCHGENGYAV from the coding sequence ATGCTTGTCGGGACCGTCGCCTCAGTGGCAACAATCCTGCAGCTAGTTGCCGTCGCATTGGCGGTTCGCGTTTGGCGCATTACCGGGAGATCTCCCGTTTGGCTGATCATCTCCATCGTCGCCCTGCTGATGGCCGCCCGACGCATCATGAGTTACTCGCACCTGCTTGGCTACCACCTGTCGCACGGCGAGAATGCTGATCCTGCCGAGCTAACCAACGAGTGGGTCGGACTGGCTATATCCATTCTGATGGTGGCAGGCATCGCGTGGGCCGGACCATTGCTCAGGTCGGTTTACGAATCACGCGAAGCTCTCCGCCGCCAGGCCGAGGATCTGGATCACCGCATCCGCGAGCTGAACTGCCTGTTTGGTATGGCCGACGTGGTTAACCGGTTTGGCGCCTCACTCGAGGACATCATCCGCGAGACGGTGGAATTGATCCCGAAAGCATGGCGATTGTCGGATGTTGCCTATGCCCGCGTGCTCATGGATGGTCGCGAGTATCGGACGAGCAATTTTAAGGTCACCTCATGGTTGATGAGCGAACCCATTCTGGTTTTCGGGCGTTCCTGCGGCGAGGTTCAAGTAGGCTATTTGGAGCAGCGGTGGCCTGAGAATGGTGCTCCTTTTGTTCCAGAAGAGCGTCGACTTCTGACCGCCATTGCGGAGCGACTTGGCAAGATCGCGGAGCGGCATCAGGTTCAGGAACAACTGAACCAGCACCGGGAGGAACTGGCTCGCGTCTCGCGTCTCAGCACCATGGGAGAGATGGCCTCCAGTCTGGCCCATGAGCTCAACCAGCCCTTGGCTGCGGTCGCCAATTACGTCCGCGGATGCCAACGACGACTGGGCTCGGGAACCTGGAATGAGAGCGAGCTGATGCAGGCCCTGGCCGAAGCTGGGAACCAGGCGGAGCGGGCCGGGCAGATCCTCCGCAGCCTGAGGGACTTTGTGGCCGCACGCGAGCCTCGACGGGTTCCTGCCGACATCAACAGAATCGCCGAGACGGCGGTTGACCTGGCGAGGCCGGAGGCTAAAGTGCGAGGCATCGCCATCCGATTCGTGCCGGCCAAGGATCTGCCGCCGGTGTTGGCGGATGCGATTCAGATCGAGCAGGTTGTGCTCAATATCGTTCGCAACGCGCTGGAGGCGATGAGCAACACCCGCCTGAATTGCGGGGAAGTGTTTGTCAGCACCAGTGCCGGCGGGCCCGGCGAGGTGGAGGTTGCCATTCAGGATTCCGGGCCCGGCTTGCCGGCCGACGCCGTAAAGAAGGTGTTTGACGCCTTCTATACGACAAAGCCCGAGGGCATGGGCATCGGTCTGTCGATCAGCCGCTCGATCATCGAAGCTCATCGGGGCCGGCTGTGGGTGACGCGGAATGAGGACCGGGGCGTGACCTTCCGCTTCGCGCTCCAGACCTGTCATGGAGAGAACGGTTATGCCGTCTGA
- a CDS encoding cation-translocating P-type ATPase: MAHDHLKDSIEAQTGRSTILLIVTLMGGLLVINSFVAEWIFPDKQYSAIFALIGAICLGAPLAFHSLKHIGHGNLPMELLVTLAIGAALSIEKYQEAGVIAFFMVIATLIETRTALGARASIESLIRLTPTKAHRILPDGTEEEVEARLLKAGDLIRVRPGDNIAADGVVVAGESTINQATITGESMPVDKTVNDEVFNGTLNLTGSLDIRVTRAGSETTLGRVQKLIMNAEQTRIPLMRIIDQYANWYTPTIIMLAFLVWFFIRGPEGMSRAIAMLVVACPCALVLATPTAMVAALSCAARLGILVKDVSTLEGARNLTAIMFDKTGTLTTGELTVTQMKPAPGVDGATLLKLAASADSLSKHPNAKAVMAVAQKARLSLVRPEQFEEVTGKGVAARINGDEILVGRNTFLADRGVDLGLLNDPNFKEPEGISVLYVSRNGRLIGWIGLEDRTREEAKEAIAELRDLGVRAITMVTGDKWSVARRVAGEMGCTDVYAEVLPSHKLELVDQMKRKGHRVAVIGDGVNDAPALAAGDLSVAMGAAGSDVAINSASIALMNNDLRRLPFLVRLSRAATRVIWQNMLLGITYIVVLETLGALGKISPMLAAFLHVVASAIVIFNSARLVRFGEHLQTTEPPSAERPPVKAYGGARSAPSAAPMPA, translated from the coding sequence ATGGCACACGATCACCTCAAAGACTCGATCGAAGCACAAACCGGACGATCCACGATTCTGCTCATCGTAACTCTGATGGGCGGGTTGCTGGTCATCAATTCCTTCGTTGCGGAATGGATATTCCCCGACAAGCAGTACAGCGCGATTTTCGCCCTGATTGGGGCGATCTGTCTGGGGGCGCCGCTGGCGTTCCACTCGCTTAAACACATCGGGCACGGCAACCTGCCGATGGAACTGCTGGTCACCCTGGCCATCGGCGCTGCATTGAGCATTGAGAAGTACCAGGAGGCGGGGGTCATCGCTTTCTTCATGGTCATCGCGACGCTCATCGAGACCCGCACCGCTTTGGGTGCCCGAGCTTCGATCGAATCACTCATCCGGCTGACGCCGACCAAGGCTCATCGGATTCTGCCGGACGGAACCGAGGAGGAGGTCGAGGCCAGACTGCTGAAGGCCGGCGATCTGATCCGGGTGCGGCCCGGGGATAACATTGCCGCAGATGGCGTCGTGGTGGCGGGTGAATCGACCATCAACCAGGCGACGATCACGGGTGAGTCGATGCCTGTGGACAAGACCGTCAACGACGAGGTCTTCAACGGCACCCTGAACTTGACCGGCTCGCTCGACATCCGCGTGACGCGGGCGGGTTCGGAGACGACACTGGGCCGGGTGCAGAAGCTGATCATGAATGCCGAGCAGACACGCATCCCGCTCATGCGGATCATTGACCAGTACGCCAACTGGTACACACCGACGATTATCATGCTGGCTTTCCTGGTGTGGTTCTTTATCCGTGGACCGGAAGGCATGTCGCGGGCCATCGCCATGCTGGTTGTGGCGTGTCCTTGTGCTCTGGTTCTGGCTACCCCCACGGCAATGGTGGCGGCTCTCTCCTGCGCTGCTCGGCTGGGGATCCTGGTCAAGGACGTTTCAACGCTGGAAGGGGCCCGCAACCTGACCGCGATCATGTTTGACAAGACCGGCACGCTGACGACCGGCGAACTGACGGTCACGCAGATGAAACCAGCACCGGGCGTGGACGGGGCGACGCTGCTTAAGCTGGCAGCCTCGGCAGACTCGTTATCCAAGCACCCGAACGCCAAGGCAGTGATGGCCGTCGCCCAGAAGGCCCGGTTGTCGCTGGTCCGGCCGGAGCAATTCGAGGAGGTGACCGGCAAGGGCGTGGCCGCAAGAATCAACGGCGACGAGATCCTCGTGGGGCGCAACACCTTCCTGGCCGATCGCGGCGTCGACCTGGGCCTGCTGAACGACCCCAATTTCAAGGAGCCGGAAGGCATCAGCGTTTTGTACGTCAGCCGCAACGGGCGACTGATCGGCTGGATCGGCCTTGAGGACCGGACCCGCGAGGAAGCCAAGGAGGCGATCGCCGAATTACGGGATCTGGGCGTGCGAGCCATTACCATGGTCACCGGCGACAAGTGGTCGGTGGCCCGACGAGTAGCCGGGGAAATGGGGTGCACCGACGTTTATGCCGAGGTGTTGCCTTCTCACAAGCTCGAGCTGGTCGACCAGATGAAGCGCAAGGGACACCGCGTGGCAGTCATCGGTGACGGAGTCAACGACGCTCCGGCACTGGCGGCCGGCGACCTGAGTGTGGCCATGGGAGCGGCGGGCAGCGACGTGGCCATCAACTCCGCCAGTATCGCTTTGATGAACAACGATCTTCGCCGGTTGCCTTTCCTGGTTCGCCTGTCACGAGCGGCCACCAGAGTCATCTGGCAAAACATGCTGCTCGGTATAACCTACATCGTGGTTTTGGAAACCCTCGGGGCCCTCGGCAAGATCTCGCCGATGTTGGCGGCGTTTTTGCATGTGGTGGCCAGCGCGATCGTGATTTTCAACTCCGCGCGTCTGGTTCGGTTTGGCGAACATCTGCAGACGACCGAACCCCCCTCGGCCGAGCGACCGCCGGTCAAGGCATACGGCGGTGCGCGTTCGGCACCCTCGGCAGCCCCCATGCCGGCATGA
- a CDS encoding MotA/TolQ/ExbB proton channel family protein has translation MDLATLIGLVAAIGMVVWSLWVGTSGQISVYWDTPSAILVLGGTVFVLLTTQTVERFLRLHKVYMRGFFGKAMTIPETIEKLVTLGEQARREGVLSLENALNEIEDEFLKNGIRLVIDGTAAGEIEQILTSEMEAMDQRHNQGKSIIDMAAKYAPAFGMIGTLMGLVAMLRNMDDPKAIGPGMAVAILTTFYGAIIANVLCLPLSDKLSYRNEEEMLLRTVMMKGILSLQAGDNPRITQAKLAVYLPVDKRALINGVEGKKRQ, from the coding sequence ATGGATCTAGCGACCTTAATAGGATTGGTTGCCGCGATCGGCATGGTGGTCTGGAGCCTGTGGGTCGGAACCAGCGGCCAAATCAGTGTTTACTGGGATACTCCGTCGGCCATTCTGGTCCTTGGCGGAACCGTGTTTGTTCTCCTGACGACCCAGACGGTAGAGCGCTTCCTGCGACTTCACAAGGTGTACATGCGGGGATTCTTCGGGAAGGCCATGACCATCCCGGAAACCATCGAAAAGCTTGTGACGCTCGGGGAGCAGGCCCGCCGCGAGGGGGTATTGTCACTCGAAAACGCCCTCAACGAGATCGAAGACGAGTTTCTCAAGAACGGGATCAGGCTGGTGATCGACGGCACGGCCGCCGGCGAGATCGAACAGATTCTCACTTCCGAGATGGAAGCCATGGACCAGCGGCACAATCAGGGCAAGAGCATCATTGATATGGCCGCCAAGTATGCTCCGGCCTTCGGCATGATCGGGACACTGATGGGGCTGGTTGCCATGCTGCGAAACATGGACGATCCCAAGGCGATCGGGCCAGGCATGGCGGTCGCGATTCTGACCACGTTTTACGGGGCGATCATTGCCAATGTGCTCTGCCTACCGCTTTCCGACAAGCTGTCCTATCGAAATGAGGAGGAGATGCTGTTGAGAACGGTAATGATGAAAGGCATCTTGTCGTTGCAGGCCGGCGACAACCCGCGAATCACCCAGGCCAAGCTGGCGGTCTATCTTCCCGTGGACAAGCGGGCGTTGATCAACGGCGTCGAGGGTAAGAAACGGCAGTAG
- a CDS encoding OmpA family protein, translating into MALSKKPAAEGAPAWVLTYGDMMSLLLCFFVLLAAFADYSPGGGTPTPELKKALESIRAAFGAGGTIGPNDEIDYQALIKKLEAISSKETGGYRGDTREEGIYGKHFRLRKIRDGMEITMGGPVVFEPFSDKLTPEGKQALEQIAETVRGHRNKMEIRGHAAEEPRPADWTDDDALQLSFRRAKAVADELVLRGVDRRALVCSAVGANEPLATGVYDVNRRAQARRVEIIVRESLIDDYVKPSSEQDARAKILATPPTSTPSTTPSAPASQDSP; encoded by the coding sequence ATGGCTCTCTCGAAGAAACCTGCGGCCGAAGGCGCTCCGGCGTGGGTACTTACCTACGGCGACATGATGTCGCTGTTGCTGTGTTTCTTCGTTCTGCTGGCAGCCTTCGCCGACTACTCTCCGGGGGGCGGCACGCCGACGCCCGAGTTGAAAAAAGCACTTGAATCCATCCGTGCCGCCTTCGGAGCGGGGGGCACGATCGGCCCGAACGATGAGATCGACTACCAGGCGTTGATCAAGAAGCTGGAGGCCATATCGTCGAAGGAAACGGGTGGTTACCGGGGTGACACGCGAGAGGAAGGCATCTACGGCAAGCATTTCCGGCTCCGGAAGATTCGCGACGGCATGGAGATCACCATGGGCGGTCCGGTGGTGTTCGAGCCGTTCTCGGACAAGCTGACCCCGGAGGGCAAGCAAGCCCTGGAACAGATCGCCGAAACGGTCCGGGGCCACCGCAACAAGATGGAGATCCGAGGCCACGCGGCGGAGGAGCCTCGGCCGGCGGACTGGACCGATGATGACGCTCTGCAGCTCTCATTTCGAAGGGCCAAGGCAGTGGCTGATGAGCTTGTCCTGCGCGGCGTGGACCGGCGGGCACTGGTCTGCTCGGCCGTGGGAGCCAACGAGCCGTTGGCAACAGGCGTCTACGACGTGAACAGGCGGGCCCAGGCGCGCCGCGTTGAAATCATCGTTCGTGAATCGCTGATCGACGATTACGTCAAACCGTCGAGCGAACAAGACGCTCGCGCCAAGATACTGGCCACGCCGCCCACCAGCACACCCTCGACGACTCCCAGCGCTCCGGCCAGTCAAGACTCGCCCTGA
- a CDS encoding uroporphyrinogen-III synthase, with protein sequence MRDQADTLGRFLRSAGAEVIEAPTIELGPVEDYRKVDDALRHLDRYQWLVLTSANGVDAMCDRIRAIGLDTRCLARVKIAAIGSATARRLTEQGARPDLVPPEAVGESMAQALVEQGVRGSRILLLVADIARTQLPDALQAAGAQCDSLAIYRTKRPAALPAVFVERLDRGQIDWITLTSPSSFVNLLWLLGPQHCERLHTVGLASIGPVTTRAIREAGYSVAAEADPHDIPGLVSAIIDASTRD encoded by the coding sequence ATGCGTGATCAAGCGGACACTCTCGGCAGGTTCCTGCGGTCGGCCGGCGCGGAGGTGATCGAGGCCCCGACCATCGAACTCGGTCCGGTCGAGGACTACCGCAAGGTGGATGACGCCCTGCGACATCTCGATCGCTACCAGTGGCTGGTGCTCACCAGCGCCAACGGCGTCGACGCGATGTGTGACCGGATCAGGGCCATCGGGCTCGACACCCGCTGCCTGGCTCGGGTGAAGATCGCCGCGATCGGCTCTGCCACGGCCCGGCGGCTGACCGAACAAGGTGCGCGGCCAGACCTCGTGCCCCCCGAAGCGGTCGGTGAATCAATGGCCCAGGCACTGGTCGAACAGGGAGTGCGGGGCAGCCGCATCTTGCTGCTTGTGGCCGACATCGCCCGGACGCAACTGCCCGACGCGCTGCAAGCCGCCGGTGCCCAGTGCGACAGTCTGGCCATCTACCGGACCAAACGGCCTGCGGCCCTGCCTGCGGTCTTCGTTGAGCGACTCGATCGCGGCCAGATTGACTGGATCACGCTGACCAGCCCGTCGTCGTTCGTCAACCTGTTGTGGTTGCTTGGGCCGCAGCACTGTGAGCGGTTGCACACCGTGGGCCTTGCCAGCATCGGTCCGGTCACCACACGGGCCATCCGCGAGGCCGGGTATTCGGTGGCCGCCGAGGCCGACCCACATGATATTCCCGGCTTGGTCTCGGCCATTATCGACGCCTCAACGCGAGACTGA